The following proteins are encoded in a genomic region of Streptomyces collinus Tu 365:
- a CDS encoding helix-turn-helix transcriptional regulator, translating into MIGSSARLLRLLSLLSSRPSWTCAELAERIQVTDRTVRRDISRLRELGYSVDSEPGPWGGYRLRAGTRVPPLILDDEEALAVAVGLREAAQGDALGSDQAALSALLKLRQVLPGRIAERLGALDDAFVSLPAADGPRIRTGLLLELALACRAGERARLSYVDAEGRATLRDVDPYRLVRTNRRWYFVARDVARDQWRTFRADRIDRLQPTGRPADLTDPPDAAWLVSRNTANGPYPLSATVRLPLPMEAALRVVPATVGTHRPDGPEATLVDIGGPDPDGLARYLLGLGTPLRVLAPDSVRQALLRRTRELLEAHE; encoded by the coding sequence GTGATCGGCTCCTCCGCCCGCCTCCTGCGACTGCTGTCGCTGCTGTCCTCCCGGCCGTCGTGGACCTGCGCCGAACTCGCCGAACGCATCCAGGTCACGGACCGCACGGTCCGCCGGGACATCTCCCGGCTCCGTGAACTCGGCTACAGCGTCGACTCCGAACCCGGCCCCTGGGGCGGCTACCGCCTCCGTGCCGGCACCCGGGTGCCGCCGCTGATCCTCGACGACGAGGAGGCGCTCGCCGTCGCGGTCGGACTGCGGGAGGCGGCGCAGGGCGACGCCCTGGGGAGTGACCAGGCCGCGCTGTCGGCCCTGCTCAAGCTGCGCCAGGTACTGCCCGGGCGGATCGCCGAGCGACTGGGCGCACTGGACGACGCCTTCGTCAGCCTCCCCGCGGCCGACGGGCCACGGATCAGAACCGGCCTCCTGCTCGAACTCGCCCTCGCCTGCCGCGCCGGCGAGCGCGCCCGGCTGTCGTACGTCGACGCCGAGGGACGGGCCACGCTCCGGGACGTCGACCCCTACCGCCTCGTCCGCACCAACCGCCGCTGGTACTTCGTCGCGCGCGACGTGGCACGCGACCAGTGGCGAACCTTCCGCGCCGACCGCATCGACCGCCTCCAGCCCACCGGCCGACCGGCCGACCTCACCGACCCGCCCGACGCCGCGTGGCTGGTCTCCCGGAACACGGCCAACGGCCCCTACCCGCTGTCCGCGACCGTCCGCCTGCCCCTGCCCATGGAAGCGGCGCTACGCGTCGTCCCCGCGACGGTCGGCACCCACCGCCCCGACGGCCCGGAAGCCACCCTCGTCGACATAGGCGGCCCCGACCCGGACGGCCTCGCCCGCTACCTCCTCGGCCTGGGCACCCCGCTGCGCGTCCTCGCCCCGGACTCCGTACGGCAGGCCCTGCTGCGCCGCACCCGGGAACTCCTCGAGGCCCACGAGTGA
- a CDS encoding VOC family protein yields the protein MSTHTGSAPEFRYAAVTLDCADTAVMARFYGELLGMSALFTSDDFTLIGKDGATPLGFNRLPDHRPPTWPDPAQEKQAHIELGVDDLDTAEQRLFELGASKPEFQPQPERWRVFLDPAGHPFCITTLV from the coding sequence ATGAGCACCCACACCGGTTCCGCACCCGAGTTCCGCTACGCCGCCGTCACCCTCGACTGCGCCGACACGGCCGTGATGGCCCGCTTCTACGGCGAACTGCTGGGCATGTCGGCGCTGTTCACCAGCGATGACTTCACCCTGATCGGCAAGGACGGAGCGACCCCTCTCGGCTTCAACCGCCTGCCCGACCACCGCCCGCCCACCTGGCCCGACCCGGCCCAGGAGAAGCAGGCGCACATCGAACTGGGCGTCGACGACCTGGACACCGCCGAGCAGCGCCTCTTCGAACTCGGCGCTTCCAAGCCGGAGTTCCAGCCGCAGCCCGAGCGCTGGCGGGTGTTCCTCGACCCCGCCGGCCATCCGTTCTGCATCACGACGTTGGTCTGA
- the sigJ gene encoding RNA polymerase sigma factor SigJ produces the protein MGGVVTGTDGIAGERSQLINVAYRLLGSVSEAEDAVQDAYARWYGLPQSRRKDILSPGAWLTTVTGRICLDLLGSARARRERYVGAWLPEPLPDRAEWGPAGGAGATGPGDPADQIVLDESVSMAFLVVLESMTPAERVAFVLHDVFRYPFAEIAGVVGRTPAACKQLAASARRRVDVSRDPVAADGRADVVRRVKEAWETKDIAALVGVLDPAAVMTADGGGMVGAVPRPVEGGARIAQYMVAIADKAPGLVLLERSVTGVPGLVAERDGVVMTVASFDVSDGRVTRIWAVRNPEKLRPWAARRD, from the coding sequence ATGGGAGGTGTCGTGACCGGCACCGACGGGATCGCCGGTGAGCGCAGTCAACTGATCAACGTCGCTTACCGGTTGCTGGGTTCGGTGAGCGAGGCCGAGGACGCGGTGCAGGACGCCTACGCACGCTGGTACGGCCTGCCGCAGAGCCGGCGGAAGGACATCCTCTCCCCCGGTGCCTGGCTGACGACGGTGACCGGCCGTATCTGCCTGGACCTGCTCGGTTCGGCGCGGGCCCGTCGTGAACGCTACGTCGGCGCGTGGCTGCCCGAGCCGCTGCCCGACCGTGCCGAGTGGGGCCCCGCAGGCGGTGCCGGGGCCACGGGGCCCGGGGACCCCGCCGATCAGATCGTCCTGGACGAGTCGGTGTCCATGGCGTTCCTCGTGGTCCTGGAGTCGATGACGCCCGCCGAGCGGGTGGCCTTCGTGCTGCACGACGTCTTCCGGTACCCGTTCGCCGAGATCGCCGGCGTCGTCGGGCGGACCCCCGCCGCGTGCAAGCAGCTGGCGGCCTCCGCCCGGCGGCGGGTGGACGTCTCGCGGGATCCTGTCGCGGCGGACGGCCGGGCGGACGTGGTCAGGCGCGTCAAGGAGGCGTGGGAGACCAAGGACATCGCGGCCCTCGTCGGTGTCCTCGACCCCGCTGCCGTGATGACCGCCGACGGCGGCGGCATGGTCGGCGCGGTGCCGCGCCCGGTCGAGGGCGGTGCGCGCATCGCGCAGTACATGGTCGCCATCGCCGACAAGGCCCCGGGTCTCGTGCTCCTGGAGCGGTCGGTCACCGGGGTACCGGGTCTGGTGGCCGAACGGGACGGCGTCGTCATGACCGTGGCCTCGTTCGACGTCTCCGACGGTCGGGTCACCCGGATCTGGGCGGTCCGCAATCCGGAGAAGCTGCGGCCGTGGGCGGCGCGGCGGGACTGA
- a CDS encoding VOC family protein — translation MASRIGELVLGCRDPEALARFWCDVLDFAVLGREEDGGVEIGPPEGAGGPQPTIFLSRTEEPEEGKPRLHIDVNATDRDQDAELERLLTLGARPADIGQTGEEPWHVLADPEGNVFCLLKARIAPV, via the coding sequence ATGGCATCGCGAATCGGTGAACTCGTGCTCGGTTGCCGCGACCCCGAGGCCCTGGCGCGGTTCTGGTGTGACGTCCTGGACTTCGCCGTGCTCGGCCGCGAAGAGGACGGCGGCGTCGAGATCGGCCCGCCCGAGGGAGCCGGCGGCCCGCAGCCGACGATCTTCCTCAGCCGCACGGAGGAACCGGAGGAGGGAAAGCCCCGGCTGCACATCGACGTCAACGCCACGGACCGCGATCAGGACGCCGAGCTGGAACGCCTCCTGACGCTCGGGGCGCGTCCGGCCGACATCGGCCAGACCGGCGAGGAGCCCTGGCACGTCCTCGCCGATCCCGAGGGCAACGTGTTCTGCCTGCTCAAGGCCCGCATCGCCCCGGTGTGA